CTGTCAACAAAAGCTCCTGTTTTCTTTTTCCGAGTCCTCGCAACCAGCTCGGTCATAAGTGGAGGTCTATTTAATTCCTTagtctaaataacaaaataaactataattaataatatcaattattaattgaaattataactTTGAGAAGTGGTAATAATAATTACCATGCGACGAACATGCTCAgcagtgcttatacttccaacagcattaaggcaaccacccttttcagatgctctcatcttctttgcattttcagatttggccgcaaactcatcactctcccaatatttaagaagttcccgaaagatttcttctcctatccaactaggacggatgccatgaagttcccaacgctttctaacacgtcgtagcatgtcagaaagtcgtcttgcagttctgccataataattttttttaatctgtctctctttcattggttcccacacacatttttcctgcattaaaagtagataaaataaaagttagataATTGTAGtgaaaaagttatttaaataacaataacttaaacaataaattaagtataCCTGAAATTTCGCAAACCAATGATCTCTATCATCgcccttaacatctttaaaagtctttataagctttttataattctgctgaattatataacttataactttggcagcagtccgactcggcgtgaatctaaacaacattaattgaattaacattaattataaagttataaaaaatggaaatgtatacttaaataaaaattgataaataagaaacttacgagcttccttcgggcctaataaaaaatctcccgtcaatgatatgaatctgACTCGGATCATCATCCCCTCGAAGATCACTCCCATCCAACTGATCATCCGCAGTCTCATCCTCCGCAGTCTCATCCTCCGCCTGATCATCATCCTGTGGGGGCACATGTGGGGGATGTGGGGTGGGACTagtctgtgtgggaggtggaaaactagatcctccagtctgctaGAAAGATGAGGGACCagtctgtgtgggaggtggaaaactagatcctccgGTCTGCCAGAAGGATGGGGGCacatgtgtctgctggaaggatgggggcacatgtgtctgctggaaggatgggggcatctgtgtctcctggaaggatgggggcatctgtgtctgctggaaggatgggggcatctgtgtctgctggaaggatgggtaACCAGGTGGTGGTGGGGTAATAAAAGACGGACTGTCATATGGATACTGAGAGGAGAGTAGTGGCAGAAAACCCTGAGTACTGGCCATGGACATACGATTAACCTGACTCCGCGGGGGAGGACACGTGGCCAACTGAGGTGACTGACATACTACTAATCGTGGGCGTTGGTGCTTCTTCTTACCACTATCATCAGCTACACCCTTACCTTTATTAAGTC
The Vicia villosa cultivar HV-30 ecotype Madison, WI linkage group LG6, Vvil1.0, whole genome shotgun sequence genome window above contains:
- the LOC131614005 gene encoding uncharacterized protein LOC131614005; amino-acid sequence: MGCPHSMKETKAFTLDKGGKSSWFDCHRRFLPKNHPYRKNKTNFIKDKQVTDMPPPRLSPGAVWDKVCGLPKITDTGKACRIEGYGVDHNWTKRSKMPPRLNKGKGVADDSGKKKHQRPRLVVCQSPQLATCPPPRSQQTGGSSFPPPTQTSPTPHPPHVPPQDDDQAEDETAEDETADDQLDGSDLRGDDDPSQIHIIDGRFFIRPEGSSFTPSRTAAKVISYIIQQNYKKLIKTFKDVKGDDRDHWFAKFQEKCVWEPMKERQIKKNYYGRTARRLSDMLRRVRKRWELHGIRPSWIGEEIFRELLKYWESDEFAAKSENAKKMRASEKGGCLNAVGSISTAEHVRRMTKELNRPPLMTELVARTRKKKTGAFVDSRTQKAMDDYQALLVQFLTANPKYTPRPGEPLHPDVDFYLWSKVIGGKGPNGCFFGGGNLAGTLRSDDRTLYQRVLDGEGGSRPVTLTDEQRDTVRQLAINEVRREAAKREATLKAQMETQMEAQMRAMRSEHQREMEWRDIHVTTEAFFVV